A region of Staphylococcus sp. IVB6181 DNA encodes the following proteins:
- the argF gene encoding ornithine carbamoyltransferase has product MQNLRNRHFLTLLDFSNREMEFLLNLSEDLKRAKYAGIEQQTLKGKNIALIFEKDSTRTRCAFEVAAADQGASTTYLGPTGSQMGKKETAADTARVLGGMYDGIEYRGFSQRTVEVLAKESGVPVWNGLTDEDHPTQVLADFLTAKEVLKKPYHEINFTYVGDGRNNVANALMQGAAIMGMKFNLVCPKELNPTDELLNRCKDITKENGGEILVTDNVDEGVKGSDVLYTDVWVSMGEPDEVWEERIKLLKPYQVDQAMIEKTGNPHVIFEHCLPSFHNTDTKVGKEIYEKFGLKEMEVTDEVFEGKHSVVFQEAENRMHTIKAVMVATLGDIG; this is encoded by the coding sequence ATGCAAAACTTAAGAAACAGACATTTCCTAACACTATTAGATTTTTCAAACAGAGAGATGGAGTTCTTATTGAACCTATCTGAAGATTTAAAACGAGCTAAGTACGCTGGAATTGAACAACAAACTTTAAAAGGTAAAAACATTGCATTAATTTTTGAAAAAGACTCAACTCGTACGCGTTGCGCATTTGAAGTTGCAGCAGCAGACCAAGGTGCAAGTACTACTTACTTAGGACCAACTGGTTCTCAAATGGGCAAAAAAGAAACAGCAGCAGATACAGCACGCGTTTTAGGCGGCATGTATGACGGCATCGAATACCGCGGATTCTCTCAACGTACTGTTGAAGTACTTGCGAAAGAATCAGGTGTTCCAGTATGGAATGGTCTTACTGATGAAGATCACCCTACTCAAGTATTAGCTGACTTCTTAACAGCTAAAGAAGTATTGAAAAAACCTTACCATGAAATCAACTTCACTTATGTTGGTGACGGACGCAACAACGTTGCGAACGCATTAATGCAAGGTGCAGCGATCATGGGTATGAAATTCAACTTAGTTTGTCCAAAAGAATTAAACCCAACTGACGAATTATTAAACCGTTGTAAAGATATCACTAAAGAAAACGGCGGCGAAATCTTAGTAACTGACAACGTTGACGAAGGTGTTAAAGGATCAGACGTTCTTTACACAGACGTTTGGGTATCTATGGGTGAACCTGATGAAGTTTGGGAAGAACGTATTAAATTATTAAAACCTTACCAAGTGGACCAAGCAATGATCGAAAAAACTGGCAACCCGCACGTTATCTTTGAACACTGCTTACCATCATTCCACAACACTGACACTAAAGTTGGCAAAGAAATCTACGAAAAATTCGGCTTAAAAGAAATGGAAGTAACTGACGAAGTCTTCGAAGGCAAACACTCAGTAGTATTCCAAGAAGCTGAAAACCGTATGCACACTATCAAAGCTGTAATGGTCGCAACTCTAGGAGATATCGGATAA